The proteins below come from a single Tachypleus tridentatus isolate NWPU-2018 chromosome 13, ASM421037v1, whole genome shotgun sequence genomic window:
- the LOC143240152 gene encoding NAD-dependent protein deacylase sirtuin-5, mitochondrial-like, with protein sequence MALRALLRPITAATTRSNKMTSTPVTGLIRKQPSSDMAAFREVFKNAKHVVALTGAGISAESGVPTFRGAGGFWRRYNAQDIATPGAFLANPSLVWEFYSYRRDLVLSKKPNPAHIALAESEKRLADDGRRLVVITQNIDELHKDAGTKNLYELHGTLFKTRCTKCGSINENRDSPICPALAGKGSPDPDAEDARVEEGELPMFFCYRCKKCTGLLRPHVVWFGESLDPDVLMNAQKELDSCDLCLVIGTSSVVYPAAMFAPEVGARGVPVAEFNIESTSGTENFGFHFEGPCGSTLPKALHP encoded by the exons ATGGCACTGCGTGCTCTGTTAAGACCAATTACTGCAGCAACAACCAGATCCAACAAAATGACTTCTACACCTGTTACTGGTCTAATACGAAAGCAGCCAAGCTCAGACATGGCTGCTTTCCGTGAAGTTTTCAAAAATGCTAAACATGTTGTAGCTTTGACAGGAGCAGGAATAAGTGCAGAAAGTGGAGTGCCAACATTCAGGGGTGCAGGAGGATTTTGGAGGAGATATAATGCTCAG GATATTGCTACTCCAGGAGCCTTTCTTGCCAATCCTTCCCTAGTTTGGGAATTTTACTCCTATCGCCGAGATCTTGTATTAAGTAAGAAACCCAATCCA GCTCACATTGCTCTTGCTGAGTCTGAGAAGCGGCTGGCTGACGATGGTCGTAGATTAGTTGTCATCACACAGAACATAGATGAACTGCATAAAGATGCTGGCACAAAGAACCTGTACGAACTTCATG GTACTTTGTTCAAGACTCGTTGCACAAAATGTGGCAGCATAAATGAAAACCGAGATTCCCCTATTTGTCCTGCTCTGGCAGGAAAAGG GTCTCCAGACCCTGATGCTGAAGATGCCAGAGTTGAAGAAGGAGAGCTACCAA TGTTTTTTTGTTACAGGTGTAAGAAATGCACAGGTTTGTTACGTCCCCATGTTGTATGGTTTGGAGAATCTCTAGACCCTGATGTGTTGATGAATGCACAGAAAGAGTTAGACAGCTGTGACCTCTGTCTGGTG ATTGGCACATCCTCAGTTGTGTATCCAGCTGCTATGTTTGCACCTGAAGTTGGTGCAAGAGGCGTACCTGTAGCTGAATTTAACATTGAATCAACATCAGGCACAGAGAATTTTGG ATTCCATTTTGAAGGGCCTTGTGGATCTACCTTGCCAAAAGCACTTCATCCCTAA